A window of Catenulispora sp. GP43 genomic DNA:
AGGACACGTACCTGCGGGTCCTGCGCGCCCTGCCGGCCTTCCAGGGCCGGTCCTCGGCCCAGACCTGGGTGCGCTCGATCGCCCGGCGCACGGTCGTCGACCGCATCCGCTGGGTCTCGGCCCGGCCACGGGTGGCGGACACCGACGACTGGCAGGGCGCGGCCGAACGGGCGCAGCCCGACGGCCTGCCCGGCTTCGACGAAGGCGTGGTGCTGGCCGAGTTGCTGGCCGCGCTGCCCGAGGAACGCCGGACGGCGTTCGTGCTGACCGCGGTGGTCGGTCTGCCCTACGAGGAGGCCGCTACGGTGATCGGGGCGCCGATCGGCACCGTCCGCTCGCGCGTCTCCCGGGCCCGCAGCACGCTGATCGCCTCGCTCGGGAACTGAACCACCGCCCGCCCCGACTACTCCTTTCGTGGAATACAGCACGAGAGCCCCGGGGCGGGCGGTCACGGCGGTGGTCGCCAGCGTGGCATTGGCATCACTCACCGCGGCGTGCGGGAGCAGTCCGCCGAGTCCGGCTGCCGGCGACACGTCCGTCACACGGACGCCGCCGGCCAGGACCGCCTACCCGCTGACCATCGACAACTGCGGCCGGAAGATCACCTTCCAGAAGGCCCCGAGCCGGGTCCTGATCCTGAACGGCACGTCGGTCGGCGAGGTGGAGAGCTTCGTCATGCTCGGCCTGGACAAGACGATCCTGGCCGACGCGCAGCACTACGGCGTCTCCGACGACCCGGACATGGTCGCGAAGATCGACGCGCTGCCCACCGGCGGGCTGACCATGAACAAGAACTTCGACGTGCCCGCCGAACAGGTCCTCGCCGCCAAGCCGGACCTCGTCGTGTCCACCTGGGCCGGCGGCTTCGACGCGAAGAACGGCATGGCCACCCGGGAACAGCTCGCCGCGGCCGGGATCAACTCCCTGGTGAACCCGACCAACTGCGCGATGGGCGATCCGAACGCCACCGACGCCGAGAAGAAGGCCTTGGCCGGCCAGGGCATCGACGCCTCCTTCGACTTCATGACGCTGCTCGGCCAGATCTTCGACGTCCAGCAGCGCGCCGCCGACCAGGTCGCGCAGCTGCGAGCACGGATCGACGCGGTCGAGAAGTCCAACCCCGGGACTGCGGCCAGGAAAGTGCTGATCGCCTACCCCGGCATGTCCATGATGAACGCCAACGGTCTGCCGGCCGTCATGACCGGCGGCATCTACGACAAGGTGATCGCCGCCGCCGGCGGAGTGAACTCCTTCGCCGGCAAGGGCTCCGACACCACACGCACCCTCAACGCCGAACAGCTCGCCGCCGCCGACGTCGACGTCCTGGTGGTCGGCGAGTTCACGCCGAACGAGAAGCCGGATCAGGAGGCCGCGAAACTGTTCGCCGCCTACCCGCAGTGGAACGCCTCCAAGACCAAGACGTACGCCGTCGTGTCCGACGGCGTGTACCTGGGCCCGATGAACGCGTGGGCCGTCGAGAAGATCGCGAAGGTGATCCGGGGCCGTGGCTGAGATCGTCGAAGCCGCAGCTCCGGCGCGTCGCCTGATGCGGACGCGGCGGCGCGGCCCGCACCTGTTGTCCGGAATCCCTGTCGCGGCCCTGCTCGGCGCCCTGGCCGTGGCCCTGGTCGGCGCCGCCGCGATCGGGATCTCGCTCGGGTCGGTGGACGAACCGCTCGGCGCGGTGTGGCGCGTCGTCGGGGCCCACGTCTTCCACACCGGGACCACCGATCCGCTGCGGGATCAGATCGTGTGGCAGATCCGGGTGCCGCGGGTGTTGCTGGCGGCGGTGGCCGGGGCCGGGCTGTCCGTCGCGGGCGTCGCCTTCCAGGCCCTGGTGCGCAATCCGCTGGCGGACCCCTACATCCTCGGCGTCTCCTCGGGCGCGTCGTTGGGCGCGGTCGGTATCGCAGTCGCCGGAGGCGCGGTCGGCGGGGGCGTGGTCGGCGGGCTCGGCCAGACCGGCGCGGCGTTCGTGACCGCCCTGCTCACCGTCGTCGCCGTCTATCTCCTGGCTCAGCGCTCGGGGCGGCTCCTGGACTCCTGGCTGGTGCTCGCCGGGATCGCCGTCGGCTACCTGTGCACCGGTGTGACCACATATATGCAGCTGCGCCTGAATCCGACGGAGCTGCAGGGCATGATGTTCTGGCTCATGGGCAGCCTGGCCGGCGCCAAGTGGAGCGACCTCGGGAT
This region includes:
- a CDS encoding sigma-70 family RNA polymerase sigma factor → MAMTPALQHPVDRADVDSLALAARDGDPDAVERFIQATTLDVRRYVARLSGSPQDADDLTQDTYLRVLRALPAFQGRSSAQTWVRSIARRTVVDRIRWVSARPRVADTDDWQGAAERAQPDGLPGFDEGVVLAELLAALPEERRTAFVLTAVVGLPYEEAATVIGAPIGTVRSRVSRARSTLIASLGN
- a CDS encoding ABC transporter substrate-binding protein; the protein is MEYSTRAPGRAVTAVVASVALASLTAACGSSPPSPAAGDTSVTRTPPARTAYPLTIDNCGRKITFQKAPSRVLILNGTSVGEVESFVMLGLDKTILADAQHYGVSDDPDMVAKIDALPTGGLTMNKNFDVPAEQVLAAKPDLVVSTWAGGFDAKNGMATREQLAAAGINSLVNPTNCAMGDPNATDAEKKALAGQGIDASFDFMTLLGQIFDVQQRAADQVAQLRARIDAVEKSNPGTAARKVLIAYPGMSMMNANGLPAVMTGGIYDKVIAAAGGVNSFAGKGSDTTRTLNAEQLAAADVDVLVVGEFTPNEKPDQEAAKLFAAYPQWNASKTKTYAVVSDGVYLGPMNAWAVEKIAKVIRGRG
- a CDS encoding FecCD family ABC transporter permease, with product MRTRRRGPHLLSGIPVAALLGALAVALVGAAAIGISLGSVDEPLGAVWRVVGAHVFHTGTTDPLRDQIVWQIRVPRVLLAAVAGAGLSVAGVAFQALVRNPLADPYILGVSSGASLGAVGIAVAGGAVGGGVVGGLGQTGAAFVTALLTVVAVYLLAQRSGRLLDSWLVLAGIAVGYLCTGVTTYMQLRLNPTELQGMMFWLMGSLAGAKWSDLGIPTAVIVSCLAVLLSQGRRLNALSAGEDAAAGLGVPVAAQRALLLVIGSLLTASIVSVVGGVGFVGLMVPHMTRFAVGADHRRVLPVSALAGAVFLVLVDLLARTLNRPDELPVGLVTTVLGAPFFLWLLRRRTAKAGG